One genomic region from Anabaena sp. PCC 7108 encodes:
- a CDS encoding pitrilysin family protein yields MTSTLLKFPRLNAPTLHHLPNGLTIIAEQMPVEAVNLSLWVKIGSAVESDAINGMAHFLEHMIFKGTQRLASGEFERRIEERGAVTNAATSQDYTHYYINTAPQDFAELAPLQIDVVFNASIPGDAFERERLVVLEEIRRSEDNPRRRTFRRVMETAFDSLPYRRPVLGPEEVVSQVTPQQMRDFHADWYQPQSITAVAVGNLPVEELLEIVAEGFSKNKVISTVNREQKPVIPEPAFTEIVRGEFVDESLQQARLVMIWRVPGLIELNDTYALDVVAGILGHGRTSRLVQDLREERGLVSSISVSNMSNLLQGVFTISAKCDVENLAIVEEAIAQHLHILQTEMVKESEIARVRRRVANRFVFGNETPSDRAGLYGYYQSLIGDLEPAFNYPDYIQAQDANHLLQAAQQYLSPNAYGVVVIKPA; encoded by the coding sequence ATGACATCAACTTTGCTCAAATTCCCACGCCTCAATGCGCCAACGCTACACCATTTACCCAATGGTTTAACAATTATCGCCGAACAAATGCCCGTGGAAGCAGTTAACCTCAGCTTATGGGTAAAAATTGGCTCTGCTGTAGAGTCAGATGCGATTAACGGAATGGCTCACTTTTTAGAGCATATGATTTTTAAAGGCACACAGCGACTAGCTAGTGGCGAGTTTGAACGGCGAATTGAAGAACGAGGTGCAGTAACTAATGCAGCTACGAGCCAAGATTACACACATTATTATATAAATACCGCTCCTCAGGACTTTGCAGAACTCGCTCCACTACAAATAGATGTTGTATTTAATGCCAGTATTCCTGGTGATGCTTTTGAACGGGAACGTTTGGTAGTTCTAGAAGAAATCAGGCGTTCAGAAGATAATCCCCGTCGTCGTACTTTTCGCCGGGTAATGGAAACTGCTTTTGATTCTTTACCCTACCGTCGTCCGGTACTGGGGCCAGAAGAGGTGGTTTCTCAAGTTACACCGCAACAAATGCGGGATTTTCATGCTGATTGGTATCAACCACAATCAATTACTGCGGTAGCTGTGGGTAATTTACCTGTAGAAGAATTACTAGAAATTGTGGCTGAAGGATTTAGTAAAAATAAGGTAATATCAACTGTCAACAGAGAACAGAAACCAGTTATTCCCGAACCAGCATTTACAGAAATTGTTCGTGGGGAATTTGTTGATGAAAGTCTCCAGCAAGCCAGATTGGTGATGATTTGGCGAGTACCTGGTTTGATAGAGTTAAATGATACGTATGCGCTAGATGTTGTTGCGGGAATTTTAGGACATGGACGCACATCAAGATTAGTGCAGGATTTACGAGAAGAAAGGGGATTGGTATCTTCAATTTCTGTGAGTAATATGAGTAATTTGTTGCAAGGTGTCTTTACTATTTCCGCCAAGTGTGATGTAGAAAATTTAGCAATAGTAGAGGAAGCGATCGCACAACATCTGCATATACTACAAACAGAGATGGTAAAAGAGTCGGAAATTGCCCGTGTGCGGCGACGTGTAGCCAATAGGTTTGTGTTTGGGAATGAAACTCCAAGCGATCGCGCCGGCTTATATGGTTATTATCAATCTTTAATTGGTGATTTAGAACCAGCATTTAACTACCCAGATTATATTCAAGCCCAAGATGCAAATCATCTTCTGCAAGCAGCACAACAATATCTTTCCCCCAATGCTTATGGTGTAGTTGTCATCAAACCAGCATAG